The following are encoded in a window of Haloarcula halophila genomic DNA:
- a CDS encoding PH domain-containing protein, with translation MESLHPRVRLLWVLSTVLRLSILGVVAYLIDRFAVSLPRAILVGGVVVLVVVGIVHAVLAHRIWRFDLQDDALFLVRGVLTRTDTTVPYVRVQHVDTTRGPIERSVGLASVVVYTAGSRGADITIPGLRPDRATELREQLRDLAIESEATDAV, from the coding sequence ATGGAGTCGCTGCACCCGCGGGTGAGACTATTGTGGGTCCTGTCGACGGTCCTCCGACTGTCGATACTCGGGGTCGTCGCGTACCTGATCGACCGGTTCGCCGTCTCGCTGCCACGGGCAATCCTCGTCGGCGGCGTGGTCGTGCTCGTCGTGGTGGGTATCGTCCACGCCGTCCTGGCCCACCGGATCTGGCGGTTCGACCTCCAGGACGACGCGCTGTTCCTGGTCCGTGGAGTCCTGACCCGGACCGACACGACCGTTCCCTACGTCCGTGTCCAACATGTCGACACCACCCGCGGGCCGATCGAGCGAAGCGTCGGACTGGCGAGTGTCGTCGTCTACACCGCCGGCTCCCGCGGCGCGGACATCACGATCCCCGGCCTCCGTCCGGACCGAGCGACCGAACTGCGTGAACAGCTCCGGGACCTGGCAATCGAGAGCGAGGCGACCGACGCAGTATGA